GGTAGACGGCTTGGTCGGCAGCAACACCAGGCTGGCCTTGCAGGGATCCCCTAGCGTTACACCCCCGGACATGTACACAGTGCAGGCTGGTGACACCCTGGTCTCCATAGCCAAGAAGTATGGCCTTAACCCGATCCAGCTGGCCAGGAACAACAGCATCAGAAGCGAGATCCTCTATATTGGGCAGGCCTTGACCCTAAGGCCTCCACCTGTGAAAGAGGCATTTATGGAGCCTCCGCCTTCAAAAAGGGTCGCCTTGACCTTCAACGATGGACCCTTCCCAGGTTCTACCCCGAGAATCCTGGACATCCTGAAGGAAAGGGAAATCAAAGCAACCTTCTTCATTGTGGGATCCCTCCTTGAGGCCCAGCCAGGCCTTGGCGCTCGCATTATCAAAGAAGGTCACGAGATGGGAAATCATTCCTACCGTCACAGATCCTTCAGCGAATTGGATCCTGCTGAGGTGTGGGAAGAGATGCGCCTGGCTCAACGGGTTATTGATAGCTATCAGTCTGGGCCTCGCTACTTCAGACCCCCCTATGCCCACGTGTCGAATATGGTGAGGAGTGCGGCACGAGAAGTAGGTGTACAAATAGTACTCTGGACTCACCTGGGCATAAAAGACTACCCTGAGCCAAGAGACCTGGAGAACTGGGTTAATATCCTAATCGCCGATTCCAGGGATGGCTCAGTACTCATGCTCCACGACGGGCCTACCTTTGCCTACAGGGTACTGCCATTGCTTTTGGATAGACTGGAGGCCCAGGGATTCTCAGTGGTTTCGCTGTCAACATTGCTGGGATCTTGGGACCTAACCAGTCCCCCCACTTCAGGCCAGTGATAACCTGGCCGTCACTCGACCATCCGGCTGGGGTTCTCCACCCAGGAGAGGACGTCTTGGCAACGCTTCACCATTTGTCCGATCTGCGACAGTGCCCGGCTTTGCATCATTGAGCCGTGGGCCTGCGCCATCGAGGAGATTGCCTGCTCAAGGCCAGCACTCACCTGTGAATCGGCCTTGGACTGGTGACTTGAAAGACCCTCTGCCAGTTTGGTCAGGACCTGCTTGACCTGGGGCAGGTTGCCCTGGAGCTCCCCTGCACCGCCCGCGGCGAAGCGATAGAGCTGGTTTGCCAGGTCGGACAGTTCAACTAGGCGCTGGCTCTCACCCAGGTAGGTAAAGGTTTGGTTTAGCGCCCCGCTCAATTGCTGCTCAGAGGAGAGCTGCTGTTCCCTGACACTGTTCTGCAGCTGGTAGAGTACCTTGCTCATGTCCTGGACTGGGTTCTTGGTCACCCCCGGCGTTTGGGTGCCCGGGTCTTGGGGAGCGTCAATGGGCACGTAATTAGCCTCTTGCTTCCTAGACTCATCGGCGGGACCGTCCGTCTTCTTTGACATCTTCGTATACCTCCCTGAATAAATGGCCCTGGATAGGACCATGATATGGCTAGGATGGGCTCGAATGAGCCCATCCTAGGGACAGTCAGGCTTCCGGCGTCACCAGCGATTCTTGGGCGAACCTGATCATGGCCCTCACCATCCGGCCACCTATGCGGCCTCCGACAAGGCCACATTCCCGGGATGCCATAAGAGGCCAGCCTACCGCCTCGATCTTAGGCATCAAGCCTAGTTCGGAGGCAACTTCATACTTGAACGTATCCAGCGTACTCTCTGGCAGCAGTTT
This DNA window, taken from Bacillota bacterium, encodes the following:
- a CDS encoding alpha/beta-type small acid-soluble spore protein, with product MARLAPKLLPESTLDTFKYEVASELGLMPKIEAVGWPLMASRECGLVGGRIGGRMVRAMIRFAQESLVTPEA
- a CDS encoding polysaccharide deacetylase family protein translates to MIQSRVFVTCALVLLLGLIEVEATASPLVRRGSRGAEVTAIQTTLKDLGYHPGPIDGVFGPLTERAVKALQKDHGLLVDGLVGSNTRLALQGSPSVTPPDMYTVQAGDTLVSIAKKYGLNPIQLARNNSIRSEILYIGQALTLRPPPVKEAFMEPPPSKRVALTFNDGPFPGSTPRILDILKEREIKATFFIVGSLLEAQPGLGARIIKEGHEMGNHSYRHRSFSELDPAEVWEEMRLAQRVIDSYQSGPRYFRPPYAHVSNMVRSAAREVGVQIVLWTHLGIKDYPEPRDLENWVNILIADSRDGSVLMLHDGPTFAYRVLPLLLDRLEAQGFSVVSLSTLLGSWDLTSPPTSGQ